In Fragaria vesca subsp. vesca linkage group LG5, FraVesHawaii_1.0, whole genome shotgun sequence, the genomic stretch CCTCTCTTTTTCTTTGTCGGTTTCGCTCCGACGGTGCCTATCATATGATAAACCAAATTGACTATTAAAATCGGAGACCCTTTATTATTAATTATAAGAAAACAAATCATTCATCTTTCATTGCCTGAGGGCGATGCGGCGGACGCGACAGATTCCGTCTTTGTCGCCGATGATGATACCCTAGCGGAAATAAGAGGCATATCAAAATGCACGAACCGGTACGCCGCTGATGGAGCCACTGGCGGGGGCAGTAGATAAATCAGCGTCCCTGAGCCATCGACTGCAGGTTCAATACTAATTTTATATTTCATATCACTAAAATAATAGAATCCTAAAACTAAACTAAAAACAGTTTAACTAGATCGAGCTGTTTCATGAATTGGTGTACTCCTATTTTGGTTCTTACTTCTTAAGGTGGTACAAGACGTCATCATCCCAAGGATTAAGAACCAAAATAGAACAGAAGTATACCAATTCTGAATCCTTGAACCCACTGCTTCAATTCAAAAGAACACCAAAAGCCTAATTAATTACCTTTAAAGCGCTAATTAATTTACTATTTTTCATTATTTTCTCCATATTTACGTACGATTTAAAGGTACATACGTAAGAAATTAACATTGATTGAAGAAAAATATAGAATTATATTATATAAGCTTGAACTCAAAACCTCTCCATTGAACCGTTGACTTGTAGCTCCAGACTCAATCTCCGATGCTTAATCTTTGTTAAATACTTCATTATCTATTCTCTCTCTATTACTACACCCTAAACAAAAGTTCAACTTAAACCAGATCGACCATGGAAGGATTGGAAGCTAAGTCCTCGATCCACCAGAAACTGAAACCACCCCACGTCGTCATTGTCCCAACTCCGGGATTAGGCCATCTGATCCCCCTCGTTGAGCTAGCGCAACGGCTCGTCGTCCACCACAACTTCACCGTCACCTTCTTCATCCCCAACGACGGGTCGCAGCTGCAACCTCAGAAGAAACTCCTCGAAGCCTTGCCTCCAGCCATATCCTACGCCTTCCTCCCTCAAGTGAACTTCGATGACCTCCCTCATGACGTCGTATCCGAGACGAAGATCGTACTCACCTTGACTCGTTCACTGTCTGCTCTACGTGACGCGGTTAAGCTCCTCGCCGAGTCAACTCGGGTTGTGGCTATAGTGGTGGATATTTTCGGCTGGGAAGCCTTTGATGTGGCCAAAGAGTTTAACGTACTCTTTTACTATTTCTTCAGCACGAACGCTATGGGGTTGTGGTTCTTGTTTGAGTTGCCAAAGCTCGATGAAACCACTTCATGCGAGTATAGGGATCTGCCGGAACCGATCCACCTTCCGGGTTGCGTGCCGCTTCACGGTCCTGATTTTGTAATGCAGGTTCAAGAAAGGTCTAACGAGGCCTATAGAGCGACGGTGAACATGAGCAAGTGGTATAGGTCGGCAAATGGGATCATTGTGAATAGCTTTGCGGATTTGGAACCCGGTGCCTTGATGGCTTTCAGTGAGCAACGTCAAGTTCTAGGTATTCCACCGGTTCACGCGGTTGGACCGGTGGTGAACAGCAACATGAATCCAGGCAGAGAAACCGGATCGAAGGTGAAGACCGGAGAGGAGGCAGATGTGTTAGGTGAGCACGAGTGCTTAAGCTGGCTAAACAGTCAACCAGAAGGTTCGGTGTTGTTTGTGTCATTTGGGAGCGGTGGGACTTTATCAAGTGAGCAGATGAATGAATTGGCTTTAGGGCTTGAAATGAGTGGGGTGAGATTTCTATGGGTGGTTAGGTGCCCGAATGAGAATTCTACTAGTGCCACTTACTTTGGTGATCACGGTTCCAACGACCCTTCGAGTTTTCTTCCTTTAGGGTTTATGGAGAGGACCAAAGACGTAGGGTTAGTGTTACCTTCATGGGCTCCTCAGTTGGAAATTTTGAGTCACCGGTCGACCGGCGGATTTTTGACGCATTGCGGGTGGAATTCGATCATGGAAAGCCTTATGCATGGCGTGCCTTTGATTGCTTGGCCGCTATACGCAGAGCAGAAGATGAATGCCGTTTTGGTTTCTGAAGATATAAAAGTGGCATGGAGGGTCAAGATGAATGAAAAGGGCATAGTGGAGAGTCGTGATATTGAGAAATATGCAAAGAATTTAATTGAAGGAGATGAAGGGAAATTGCTCAAGAAGAAGATGATGGAGCTAAAAGAGGCAGCCAATATTGCTTTGAGCCAAGATGGGTCGTCTACAAGATCACTTGCGGAGGTAGCCGGTATATGGAACAGCCACATGAATTATGCCTAATCTGATTTGTCAATTGTATTGTATTCTTTTCAAATTAAATGATACATGGTTGTCTTTGGTTTCATCTTGCTATAATATCAATCAATACGTGTTTGGTTATTTCAATTGTTTACTGAAAATGTCAGTTAGTTGAATTATTAGATCGAATTTAGCTATTTAGATTGTATGGATCCGCATTCTCAGCACATATATATAACATATAGATCGGAATCATCGGATTAGCAACAATGCACAGATTTTAGAGATTCTTGTTTCACAGGGATTGATTGAAAAGCTCTTTCAAAACTCTCATTCAAAAGACAACTCGTAGAAATGAAACGACCCCATGTTGCCATTGTCCCAAGTCCAGGTCTAGGTCATCTCCTTCCCCTCGTTGAGCTAGCCAAACGACTCGTAGTCCACCACCACTTCAGGGTCACCTTCTTCGTCCCCAGCGACGACGGATCAAATCTGATCACACCCTATAGGAGAGTTCTGGATCCCTTGCCCTTTTCCATATCATCCATTTTTCTCCCTCCCATAAACTTCAACCACCTCCCTAAGGACATTAAACACTTAACCAGAATCGCTCTCACCATGACTCGTTCCCTCCCTGCTCTTCGTGACTCGATCAAGGCCCTAGCCGAGCCGACTCGGCTGGTTGCCCTAGTTGTTGATCTTTTTGGCGGGGAAGCGTTGGATGTGGCCAAGGAATTCAATGTACTTCCTTACATTTTGTACCCTACAAATGCTATGGTATTGTGGTTTCATTTTGAATTGCCAAAGCTCGACCAGACCACTTCTTGTGAGTATTGGGATTTGCCTAAACCGATCACACTCCCGGGATGTGTGCCGATCGAAGGTAAAAATTTGTTAGACTCGGTTCAAGACAGGACCAACGAAGCCTACAAAGTGCTTGTTGACGTTTCTAAGAGGTACAAGTCGGCTGCTGGGATCATGATCAATAGCTTCGTGGATTTGCAACCGGGTGCTTTCAGGGCTTTCAGAGAACAAGGACAAGGTCTTGGCCTTCCACCAATTTACCCGGTCGGACCAATAACAACAGAGACCGGTTCGACCGATTGGGATGCAAATGTACGTTTGAAGTACTGGTTAAATGAGCAGCCTAATGAATCAGTGTTGTTCATTTCATTTGGGAGTGGTGGCACCATCTCAAGGGAGCAAATGAATGAGTTGGCACTAGGGCTTGAAAAGAGCGGCGTGAGATTTCTTTGGAATTTTAGATGTCCAAATGAGACATCAAAAAATGCAGCTTACTTTGATGATCATCGAAGTTCGATCGATCCATCTAGTGTTCTACCGCAAGGATTTTTGCAGAGAACCAAAGACGTAGGGTTAGTAGTGACCTCATGGGTTCCTCAGGTCTTAATTTTGAGTCATGGTTCGATCAGCGGGTTTTTGAGCCATTGTGGGTGGAACTCAACCCTAGAGAGCATTGTGAATGGTGTGCCTATGATTGCTTGGCCACTCTATGCAGAGCAAAGAATGAATGCAGTTTTGTTAGATGAAGATTTGAAGGTGGCATGGAGGGTTAAGATGAACGATAAGGGCATTGTGGAGAGTCAAGACATTGCCAAATATGCAAAGGGCCTAATTGAAGGAGAAGAAGGGGACGTGCTCAGAAAGAGGATTGTAGAGCTAAAAGATGCATCCCAAGTGGCTTTGAGCCAAGATGGTTCTTCTTCAAAATCACTTGCGGAGGTAGCTCAGATATGGAAGGATCACAAGAACTAGTTATTCCAATCTGTTTAATGAATGCTATGATTTAGGGATTCTTGAATCCATTTTCTTTGTCTCGGATATAGCCATGTTGTTTTGTAATAAGATTGGATCTATTAGTTCATGATCCAATGTAAATACGAAGTTTGATTCTCGTCAATATATAAATACGCACCACAAAAAATTATTACTACAACATAAAACAACAATCACGCACGCTAAAAGCATATACTTGCGTGTGTGGCCGTAGCTCAATTTTGTGGTAGGGAAATTTGCCCCAACTGGCATCTAAAAATTTCTCGATAAGATGCTATATCATAATCTAAGGGTGATGTGATACTTTACATCTTTTGTAAAAAATACGAACCATAAGACACAAAAGGATAAATTAGAAATAGATTCAGTACTTCGAAAATATTCTAAACTGCATTTATATTGCCAATGAGCACATCAAGGTCTCAATCGAAAAACAAAATATAAAGACTAAGTGCTTAAAGTCTAAATATGACATTCATATGATGTCGATTACATAGATTGGATAAAAACAACTTTAGACGATGACATCAAAGTCAAGTGCGTCCATAACATGAGTATAATCCTTGAAATCCGTAATTGTAAAATTGACATCCTTGTCATCTTCAGTTCCGTATAATTAGTCTCCAAAAACTCTTTGTAGCGTTTGTATGCATTCATGCACGACGTTTTATTTAGCTCTACAATTCTTAAACCAATGATAAGTCGATCCGCATCAATAACAATGTCCACGGCTTGCTGATAACGTGTTGGAGGAAAAACATTAAAATAGAGAAGATAACAAGTAAATGAATTGTATATTATTCATTAATAAGAGTCTATTTTATATTAAAGATTACAAAATAACTTT encodes the following:
- the LOC101306052 gene encoding hydroquinone glucosyltransferase-like, with the protein product MEGLEAKSSIHQKLKPPHVVIVPTPGLGHLIPLVELAQRLVVHHNFTVTFFIPNDGSQLQPQKKLLEALPPAISYAFLPQVNFDDLPHDVVSETKIVLTLTRSLSALRDAVKLLAESTRVVAIVVDIFGWEAFDVAKEFNVLFYYFFSTNAMGLWFLFELPKLDETTSCEYRDLPEPIHLPGCVPLHGPDFVMQVQERSNEAYRATVNMSKWYRSANGIIVNSFADLEPGALMAFSEQRQVLGIPPVHAVGPVVNSNMNPGRETGSKVKTGEEADVLGEHECLSWLNSQPEGSVLFVSFGSGGTLSSEQMNELALGLEMSGVRFLWVVRCPNENSTSATYFGDHGSNDPSSFLPLGFMERTKDVGLVLPSWAPQLEILSHRSTGGFLTHCGWNSIMESLMHGVPLIAWPLYAEQKMNAVLVSEDIKVAWRVKMNEKGIVESRDIEKYAKNLIEGDEGKLLKKKMMELKEAANIALSQDGSSTRSLAEVAGIWNSHMNYA
- the LOC101306343 gene encoding hydroquinone glucosyltransferase-like, coding for MKRPHVAIVPSPGLGHLLPLVELAKRLVVHHHFRVTFFVPSDDGSNLITPYRRVLDPLPFSISSIFLPPINFNHLPKDIKHLTRIALTMTRSLPALRDSIKALAEPTRLVALVVDLFGGEALDVAKEFNVLPYILYPTNAMVLWFHFELPKLDQTTSCEYWDLPKPITLPGCVPIEGKNLLDSVQDRTNEAYKVLVDVSKRYKSAAGIMINSFVDLQPGAFRAFREQGQGLGLPPIYPVGPITTETGSTDWDANVRLKYWLNEQPNESVLFISFGSGGTISREQMNELALGLEKSGVRFLWNFRCPNETSKNAAYFDDHRSSIDPSSVLPQGFLQRTKDVGLVVTSWVPQVLILSHGSISGFLSHCGWNSTLESIVNGVPMIAWPLYAEQRMNAVLLDEDLKVAWRVKMNDKGIVESQDIAKYAKGLIEGEEGDVLRKRIVELKDASQVALSQDGSSSKSLAEVAQIWKDHKN